A portion of the Clostridia bacterium genome contains these proteins:
- a CDS encoding peptidoglycan DD-metalloendopeptidase family protein, whose product MRRRGFVSAVCAVAVSISSAMCSGAATGAQGRLSFTEAHIRRTPAFGILKSIAERSWTIFLATFGASVETISAWEGGILERPAPAARPSDPVVALRTQSAKAIPTAKAASIARASSPSSGKAESPAQAGIRIITHTVAKGDTLSSIAERHSVSVDTITWGSGLSNPNKLKIGQVLKFPSITGVIHSVAKGETIWSIAKKYGVSRDEIARANALSNPDHLQLKQSLVIPDGKPQASSKQPVMLASRGSSGSRSIPASSGSGVLLWPVSGRISSPFGWRWGRLHTGIDIAVPIGTSVAAAADGRVSFVGTCAGYGKLVILDHGNGMQTYYAHNSSMAVKEGERVEAGERIAKSGNSGNSRGPHVHFEVRVGGKPVNPSKHLR is encoded by the coding sequence TTGCGACGAAGAGGATTCGTTTCCGCGGTGTGCGCTGTGGCCGTATCGATTTCATCGGCGATGTGCTCGGGGGCGGCAACTGGCGCCCAGGGCAGGTTGTCCTTTACTGAGGCGCATATCCGGCGCACGCCGGCTTTTGGGATCCTGAAGAGCATTGCCGAGAGGAGCTGGACCATATTCCTTGCCACTTTCGGCGCCAGTGTCGAGACAATATCGGCGTGGGAGGGCGGGATCCTGGAACGTCCCGCACCGGCGGCTCGCCCAAGTGATCCTGTGGTTGCTCTGAGAACGCAGAGCGCGAAAGCGATTCCTACCGCCAAGGCCGCATCAATAGCGAGGGCGAGCAGCCCAAGCAGCGGCAAGGCAGAATCGCCTGCACAAGCAGGCATCAGAATAATCACCCACACTGTCGCGAAGGGCGACACACTTTCGTCGATAGCCGAGAGGCACTCTGTCAGCGTTGACACAATCACCTGGGGAAGTGGGCTTTCCAATCCGAACAAGCTCAAGATCGGCCAGGTGCTCAAGTTCCCCTCAATCACAGGGGTCATTCATAGTGTGGCCAAGGGCGAGACGATATGGTCGATCGCCAAGAAATACGGGGTCAGCCGTGATGAGATCGCCCGGGCCAATGCGCTCTCCAACCCAGACCACCTGCAGCTCAAACAATCTTTGGTAATTCCAGATGGAAAGCCGCAGGCATCATCGAAGCAGCCAGTGATGCTCGCATCGAGAGGATCTTCAGGCTCGCGTTCCATCCCCGCAAGTTCGGGGAGCGGAGTCCTATTATGGCCTGTATCGGGGAGAATATCGTCGCCCTTCGGGTGGCGTTGGGGGCGCCTCCATACCGGCATCGACATTGCGGTTCCGATAGGAACATCTGTGGCAGCTGCGGCTGATGGACGCGTCAGCTTCGTAGGCACATGTGCCGGGTATGGGAAGCTCGTCATATTGGATCACGGCAATGGGATGCAGACTTACTACGCACACAACTCCTCCATGGCGGTGAAGGAGGGGGAGCGCGTAGAGGCAGGCGAGCGAATAGCGAAGTCCGGCAACTCCGGGAACTCCCGTGGACCTCATGTGCACTTCGAAGTGAGAGTCGGCGGAAAGCCAGTGAACCCTTCAAAGCATCTCAGGTAG
- a CDS encoding protein arginine kinase has protein sequence MASRKCGGHDSALWMNADGPESGVVVSSRVRLARNLQAVPFPHRASADQLASVLGRVKGAIAATPSIGPTELFDLPDLSATDRQLMVEEHLTSPQHVQEPANRAVVLNRDRSVSIMVNEEDHIRIQAILPGLQLDEALRLASATDDAIEETIDYAFDEELGYLCACPTNVGTGLRASTMLHLPALGMVNMLGQVLGAVSKVGVTVRGIYGEGTDAVGNLFQVSNQVTMGRADEEIVAHLKAVTKQITDSEKNARSAIVSDAKEQLEDRVYRSYGVLSNARMTASDEALRLLSDVKLGADLGIIPGLLPSAITRLTVEMMPAHVQSYVGKELTAWERDSNRAALIRSRLAADREES, from the coding sequence ATGGCCTCCAGAAAGTGCGGCGGACACGATTCCGCCCTTTGGATGAACGCGGACGGCCCGGAGTCAGGGGTTGTCGTGTCAAGTCGTGTGAGGCTCGCCCGGAACCTTCAGGCTGTCCCGTTCCCGCATCGTGCATCGGCGGACCAGCTTGCCTCCGTTCTCGGACGCGTGAAGGGAGCGATTGCGGCCACGCCGTCCATCGGTCCAACTGAGCTGTTCGACCTGCCCGACCTATCCGCCACAGATAGGCAGCTCATGGTTGAGGAGCACCTAACATCACCTCAGCATGTGCAGGAACCTGCGAACAGGGCAGTGGTCCTGAACCGGGACAGATCAGTCAGCATCATGGTGAACGAGGAAGATCACATAAGGATACAGGCGATCCTTCCAGGGTTACAGCTGGATGAGGCGTTGAGGCTTGCTTCCGCCACTGACGATGCGATAGAAGAGACCATCGACTACGCGTTCGACGAGGAACTGGGATACCTGTGCGCATGCCCAACCAACGTAGGGACTGGCCTGCGCGCGTCGACCATGCTCCATCTTCCCGCGCTTGGGATGGTGAACATGCTCGGCCAGGTGCTCGGGGCTGTATCCAAAGTCGGTGTGACAGTGCGTGGAATATACGGCGAAGGCACCGATGCTGTGGGCAACCTATTCCAGGTGAGCAACCAGGTGACCATGGGTCGCGCCGATGAGGAGATCGTTGCACATCTCAAGGCAGTGACCAAGCAGATCACTGACAGTGAGAAGAACGCACGGAGCGCGATCGTGAGTGATGCCAAGGAACAGCTGGAGGATAGAGTGTACCGGTCCTATGGAGTGCTCTCGAATGCCAGGATGACCGCTTCTGATGAGGCCCTTAGGCTGCTTTCCGACGTGAAACTTGGCGCCGACCTCGGCATTATCCCAGGTCTGCTTCCGTCGGCGATCACCAGGCTAACAGTGGAGATGATGCCGGCGCACGTCCAGAGCTACGTTGGAAAGGAACTCACGGCGTGGGAGCGGGATTCCAACCGCGCCGCACTCATTCGGAGCAGGCTTGCCGCAGACAGAGAGGAGTCATAG
- the argS gene encoding arginine--tRNA ligase has translation MIQNIMDSVRSSIRGSVEAAIGRLRELGELPPEAAPSVLLEVPKDTKFGEFATPVAMLLAKPARKAPRDIAALIVRELMGAENRGYIESAEIAGPGFINFTLSRRWLSEAVELIRTMGAKYGESDYGQGEKVLVEFVSANPVGPLNVVNARAAAVGDSLVRLLRAAGYSASSEFYVNDAGNQVGVLTESVYARYMELTGVDCPFPEDGYRGEYVRDVARAAAREAGARLSAMSPEQAREFLREFALSYMLRSQSEALARYGVRFDRWFSERELRATGAVETMLQEMEAAGNTYQAEGATWFRSSAFGDDKDRVLVKSDGFYTYVAPDLAYHRDKIARGFVKLIDILGPDHHGYEGRMQAGLKSFGCPDGTLEVIILQLVTLMREGQPVKMSKRAGEFITIDDLLEEVPSDAARYFFIMRNTSSHLEFDLDLARAQTMDNPVWYIQYAHARACSIFRQAESTGIEDRSWNEADLSLLASPREEELIRKMAAFPDEVLGAAIERAPSRIARYALELAGLFQSFYTDCRVIGEDDGLTRSRLALVDAARTVLASVLHVMGVGAPERM, from the coding sequence GTGATACAGAACATTATGGACAGTGTGAGGAGCAGTATCAGAGGATCAGTTGAGGCGGCAATTGGGCGACTTCGGGAATTGGGCGAACTGCCGCCGGAGGCGGCGCCTAGTGTGCTGCTTGAGGTGCCGAAGGACACGAAATTCGGGGAGTTTGCCACTCCCGTCGCTATGCTTCTGGCCAAACCCGCAAGGAAGGCGCCTCGGGATATTGCAGCCCTAATAGTGCGGGAACTCATGGGTGCGGAGAATCGCGGCTACATCGAGTCGGCCGAGATCGCCGGACCTGGTTTCATAAACTTCACGCTGTCGCGAAGGTGGCTTTCTGAGGCTGTGGAACTCATCAGAACTATGGGCGCCAAGTATGGGGAAAGTGACTATGGTCAGGGTGAGAAGGTGCTTGTGGAGTTCGTGTCAGCCAACCCGGTCGGCCCCCTCAACGTGGTGAACGCGCGTGCTGCTGCTGTTGGCGACAGTTTGGTAAGGCTTCTTCGTGCTGCCGGCTATTCGGCATCAAGCGAGTTCTACGTGAACGACGCAGGCAATCAGGTGGGGGTGCTCACTGAGTCGGTATACGCCAGGTACATGGAACTGACTGGAGTTGACTGCCCATTCCCAGAGGATGGGTACAGAGGCGAGTACGTCCGCGATGTTGCCAGGGCCGCCGCTCGGGAGGCGGGCGCGAGGCTCTCGGCGATGAGCCCGGAGCAGGCCCGTGAATTCCTGAGAGAGTTCGCCCTCTCCTACATGCTTCGCTCGCAGAGCGAAGCCCTTGCCAGATACGGAGTGAGGTTCGATAGATGGTTCTCAGAACGTGAGCTCAGGGCGACTGGAGCAGTGGAGACGATGCTTCAGGAGATGGAGGCGGCGGGCAATACTTACCAGGCAGAGGGGGCCACGTGGTTCCGCTCAAGTGCGTTCGGAGATGACAAAGACCGTGTGCTGGTCAAGAGCGATGGGTTCTACACATATGTTGCGCCGGATCTTGCTTACCATAGAGACAAGATCGCGCGTGGATTCGTCAAGCTTATCGACATACTCGGCCCTGACCATCACGGATACGAAGGGCGGATGCAGGCTGGACTGAAATCATTCGGCTGTCCTGACGGAACCCTCGAAGTCATTATCCTGCAGTTGGTCACGTTGATGCGGGAAGGCCAGCCGGTGAAGATGTCGAAGCGCGCCGGGGAGTTCATCACTATCGATGATTTGCTAGAGGAAGTCCCGTCCGATGCAGCGCGCTACTTCTTCATCATGCGCAACACCTCGTCCCATCTGGAATTCGACCTCGACCTCGCCCGGGCGCAGACGATGGACAACCCGGTGTGGTACATCCAGTACGCGCATGCCAGGGCGTGCAGCATCTTCCGGCAGGCGGAATCCACCGGCATCGAGGACCGCTCGTGGAACGAGGCTGACCTATCCCTGCTCGCATCGCCCCGTGAGGAGGAACTCATTCGCAAGATGGCGGCCTTCCCAGATGAAGTGCTTGGCGCGGCGATTGAGCGTGCCCCCAGCAGAATCGCAAGGTATGCGCTCGAGCTCGCTGGATTGTTTCAGTCGTTCTACACTGATTGCCGGGTGATCGGTGAAGACGACGGGCTCACCAGGTCCCGACTCGCGCTGGTGGATGCGGCCAGGACCGTACTGGCCTCAGTGTTGCATGTAATGGGCGTAGGCGCCCCCGAAAGGATGTAG
- a CDS encoding radical SAM protein: MLSVAACDHAGRVFPHNKRLAVGRAGNVFFELSEADMLPLPEGATLMRLPGRTPVGINSSTGAFVESGPGEPLAAILPQGYTRTYLPAYTRQDGAPILPLFGYCAVALSGDELMVAAMRTDERSTWDPINYNLPELPAMIHAALASLPENRILRHLARCAREYGCFTAQNVFYRRWEGGIPVSPTCNADCVGCISKQSSECCPSPQERIDFVPTVDEVVEVALPHLQEAPDAIISFGQGCEGEPTCQYGVIAESCRRIRQHTGEGTINVNTNAGNVRAIAEICDAGVDSLRVSMASARPQFYVRYHRPTGYGLSDVERSIVHARSRGVFVSLNYLAFPGFSDLEPEVNALSALVERCGVQMIQIRNLNIDPDVFMQTMSGQLGEAGGGGHEASSWGEPAGMAQVISYLHNSFPDLFIGNFSMPVHG; the protein is encoded by the coding sequence ATGTTGTCTGTTGCCGCATGCGACCATGCTGGGCGCGTATTTCCACACAACAAACGGCTCGCGGTCGGACGTGCGGGAAACGTGTTCTTCGAGCTTTCCGAGGCTGACATGCTCCCTCTTCCAGAGGGAGCAACTCTAATGCGCCTTCCGGGGCGAACGCCAGTCGGGATCAACAGCTCAACCGGCGCGTTCGTCGAGTCCGGCCCAGGTGAACCGCTAGCAGCCATTCTTCCTCAGGGATATACTCGAACTTACCTGCCAGCCTACACACGGCAAGACGGCGCGCCTATCCTGCCGCTTTTCGGCTACTGCGCAGTGGCTCTATCAGGCGATGAACTGATGGTCGCCGCGATGCGCACCGATGAACGCAGCACATGGGATCCAATCAACTACAACCTTCCGGAACTCCCGGCGATGATCCACGCTGCTCTGGCATCTCTGCCGGAGAACAGAATCCTCCGCCATCTGGCCAGGTGCGCCAGGGAGTACGGGTGCTTTACGGCGCAGAATGTGTTCTATAGGCGTTGGGAGGGGGGAATACCAGTATCTCCGACCTGCAATGCCGACTGCGTTGGCTGCATCTCTAAGCAGTCGTCGGAGTGCTGCCCGTCTCCGCAGGAGAGGATTGACTTCGTCCCCACTGTAGACGAGGTGGTGGAGGTTGCCCTTCCGCACCTTCAGGAGGCGCCAGACGCTATCATCAGTTTTGGGCAGGGTTGTGAGGGAGAGCCAACCTGCCAGTATGGCGTGATCGCCGAATCATGCCGACGAATCAGGCAACACACCGGTGAAGGAACAATCAACGTGAACACCAATGCCGGAAACGTGAGGGCGATAGCAGAGATATGCGATGCTGGAGTGGATTCCCTTCGAGTGAGCATGGCGAGCGCCCGACCTCAGTTCTATGTCAGATACCACAGGCCTACCGGATATGGCCTTTCCGATGTTGAGAGATCGATTGTCCATGCGCGCTCGCGCGGGGTGTTCGTTTCCCTCAACTACCTGGCGTTCCCTGGGTTCTCTGATCTCGAACCTGAGGTCAATGCCCTCTCAGCACTGGTGGAACGGTGCGGGGTCCAGATGATCCAGATCCGAAACCTCAACATCGATCCAGATGTCTTCATGCAGACTATGTCAGGCCAGCTCGGCGAAGCCGGAGGAGGCGGACATGAAGCGAGTTCATGGGGCGAGCCTGCTGGGATGGCTCAGGTGATTTCCTACCTTCACAATTCCTTTCCAGACCTTTTCATAGGCAACTTCAGCATGCCTGTACACGGCTAA
- a CDS encoding UvrB/UvrC motif-containing protein, which translates to MLCQICHQRQANVHVTKVTNNVRTELHMCQQCARERGELQIFEGPKFALSDILAGLVQTETSCGAPMGINVGGRRTCNTCGLDYSEFMNTGFLGCSNCYSQFQPILSPLIGRIHGHTRHTGKAPRRAGKAVRARQELEGLRSTLRQLIQAEEYEKAALVRDRIREMERVAHQDQLQAESAGGSGAEVAGSDTTLCTDDSEKRQEQPGTQPGTQPGTGSDASEGR; encoded by the coding sequence ATGCTCTGTCAGATATGCCATCAACGGCAGGCCAACGTGCATGTAACGAAGGTGACGAACAATGTCCGCACTGAGCTGCACATGTGCCAACAGTGCGCGAGAGAGCGTGGGGAGCTGCAGATCTTCGAGGGGCCGAAATTCGCCCTATCGGATATCCTCGCCGGCCTAGTTCAGACCGAGACGAGCTGTGGGGCGCCCATGGGCATCAACGTGGGAGGCAGGCGGACCTGCAATACCTGCGGGCTGGACTACTCTGAGTTCATGAACACTGGTTTCTTGGGGTGCTCTAACTGCTACTCTCAGTTTCAGCCCATACTAAGCCCGCTCATCGGGAGAATCCACGGTCACACCCGCCACACCGGGAAGGCGCCTCGCAGGGCCGGGAAGGCCGTAAGAGCACGGCAGGAACTGGAAGGGCTTCGCAGTACGCTAAGGCAGCTGATCCAGGCTGAGGAATACGAGAAGGCAGCCCTGGTGCGGGATAGGATCCGCGAAATGGAGCGCGTTGCTCATCAGGATCAATTGCAGGCGGAATCCGCAGGCGGCAGCGGGGCGGAAGTAGCGGGCAGCGACACTACGCTATGTACTGACGACAGTGAGAAGCGGCAGGAACAGCCGGGAACGCAGCCGGGAACGCAGCCGGGCACTGGATCTGACGCTTCGGAGGGGAGGTAG
- a CDS encoding MBL fold metallo-hydrolase: MDEHIDITWFGHSCFLLAASGGVRILMDPFDEEVGYAVPRVSADLVTVSHDHFDHNNTKAAVGTPKVLRGAGEWNVGGVRIRGVSTHHDDVGGAKRGPNTVFVIESDGLVVCHMGDIGHVPCDDVASDIGEVDVLMVPVGGTYTLDADGAAAAAKKLSARIVIPMHYWTAGSSVKVAGVEPFLAKMASVSVASNRVLRVTPSELPDKQTAVVLSF; this comes from the coding sequence ATGGATGAACACATAGACATCACCTGGTTCGGCCACTCCTGCTTCCTCCTTGCTGCCAGTGGAGGCGTGAGGATCCTCATGGATCCGTTCGACGAGGAGGTGGGCTATGCTGTCCCGAGGGTTTCGGCTGACCTGGTTACGGTGAGCCACGACCATTTCGACCACAACAACACGAAGGCAGCTGTGGGCACGCCGAAGGTCCTCCGCGGGGCTGGGGAGTGGAACGTGGGCGGAGTGCGAATCAGGGGAGTGAGCACGCACCATGATGACGTTGGGGGCGCTAAGCGGGGGCCGAATACGGTGTTCGTCATCGAGTCGGACGGACTCGTCGTATGCCACATGGGCGACATAGGGCACGTCCCCTGCGACGACGTGGCTTCGGACATAGGAGAGGTGGATGTGCTGATGGTTCCGGTGGGCGGCACATACACACTGGATGCGGATGGCGCCGCCGCGGCTGCGAAGAAGCTTTCAGCTCGGATCGTGATCCCGATGCATTACTGGACTGCCGGCAGCAGTGTTAAAGTGGCAGGCGTCGAGCCTTTTCTTGCGAAGATGGCCAGCGTTTCCGTGGCCTCCAACCGCGTGCTTCGCGTTACGCCATCGGAACTTCCAGACAAGCAGACTGCAGTTGTTCTCAGCTTCTAA
- the rho gene encoding transcription termination factor Rho, whose translation MNIAELEKKTVPELHDIAKELAIPNHSQLRKQELTFEIVKIASQKEGALWADGILEVLPEGFGFLRVGGMTPSSDDIYISPSQIRRFVLRKGDMVSGQVRPPKEGEKYFALLRVEAVNGMDPELAARRSHFEDLVPVYPDERLKLESDPKDITTRLIDLIAPIGKGQRGLIVSAPKAGKTTILKKLANAMTGNHPEINLLVLLVDERPEEVTDMERSVNGMVVASTFDQPSSNHVRVADMVLERAKRLTEHGKDVVILLDSITRLARAYNLEEPPSGRTLSGGVDPAALHNPKRFFGAARNIEEGGSLTIIATALIDTGSRMDDVIFEEFKGTGNMELHLDRKLSERRIFPSIDVNKSGTRKDELLLSEEEANCMWVLRKAMGNMGSAEMTQLLIDRIQHTKTNADLISIILKSEFAENVRNWRTSN comes from the coding sequence ATGAACATCGCGGAGCTAGAGAAGAAAACCGTGCCCGAACTGCACGACATCGCCAAGGAATTGGCGATCCCTAACCACTCCCAGTTGCGCAAACAGGAGCTTACCTTCGAGATTGTGAAGATCGCCTCTCAGAAGGAGGGAGCGTTGTGGGCCGACGGGATACTCGAGGTGCTCCCAGAGGGCTTCGGCTTTCTTCGCGTGGGCGGTATGACCCCGAGCTCGGATGACATCTACATATCCCCATCGCAGATACGCAGGTTCGTGCTGCGAAAGGGCGACATGGTCTCCGGGCAGGTGAGGCCGCCCAAGGAGGGCGAGAAGTACTTCGCGCTTCTTCGTGTAGAGGCTGTTAATGGCATGGATCCGGAACTGGCGGCGAGGCGCTCGCACTTCGAGGATCTCGTCCCCGTCTATCCGGATGAGCGGCTGAAGCTGGAGAGCGACCCGAAGGACATCACGACTCGACTCATCGACCTGATTGCCCCCATAGGCAAAGGGCAGAGGGGGCTCATCGTTTCGGCGCCTAAGGCGGGCAAGACCACGATATTGAAGAAGCTCGCCAACGCCATGACTGGGAACCACCCGGAGATCAACCTGTTGGTCCTGCTTGTTGACGAGAGGCCTGAGGAAGTGACCGACATGGAGAGATCGGTGAATGGAATGGTGGTGGCATCCACCTTCGATCAGCCATCGTCGAACCATGTGCGTGTGGCCGATATGGTCCTTGAGCGCGCGAAGCGCCTCACGGAACACGGCAAGGACGTGGTGATCCTGTTGGACTCTATCACCAGACTCGCCCGTGCCTATAACCTTGAGGAACCACCCTCTGGGCGGACGCTTTCCGGCGGAGTGGATCCAGCGGCGCTTCACAACCCCAAGAGATTCTTCGGGGCAGCAAGGAATATTGAAGAGGGCGGAAGCCTTACGATAATAGCGACGGCGCTCATCGACACAGGCAGCCGAATGGACGATGTTATCTTTGAGGAGTTCAAGGGCACTGGCAACATGGAGCTCCACCTCGATAGGAAGCTGTCGGAGCGGCGCATATTCCCGTCGATTGATGTGAACAAGTCGGGAACACGCAAAGACGAGTTGCTCCTTTCCGAGGAGGAGGCGAACTGCATGTGGGTATTGCGGAAGGCAATGGGGAACATGGGATCTGCGGAGATGACCCAGCTGCTCATCGACAGAATTCAGCACACGAAGACCAACGCCGATCTGATCAGTATCATCCTCAAGTCGGAGTTCGCGGAGAACGTAAGGAATTGGCGGACCTCAAACTAG
- a CDS encoding CTP synthase, whose translation MAKYVFVTGGVVSGLGKGITAASIGRLLKARGVRVKVLKFDPYINVDPGTMSPYQHGEVFVTEDGAETDLDLGHYERFMDINVTRDNNVTTGTIYSAVLAKERHGDYLGGTVQVIPHITNEIKERVIKIGQHDADVVIVEVGGTVGDIEGLPFLEAARQLRTEAGRDNVMYVHVTLVPYLPSSGEFKTKPTQHSVKELRSIGLQPDVIVARSDRPLPPDIKSKIALFCDVAPEAVVFNPDANSIYEVPLILEQEGLDRIVINRLGLSCPVDGPDMQDWRAMVAKLKGSRRTVRIAIVGKYVALPDAYLSVAEALRHAGIENGAQIAVQWVDSETLCDAQSTASALSSADGVLIPGGFGPRGVNGKIFAAEYARVNRVPFLGLCLGMQCAVIEFARNVCGLGGANSTEFDEDTPHPVIHLMPDQRDLKRKGGTMRLGLYPCAVTPDSVAFAAYGELLIHERHRHRYEINNDYVKIMTDHGLRFSGANPGRNLVEMCELPSHPWFVGTQFHPEFKSRPGRPHPLFREFVAKSLEFAKSR comes from the coding sequence GTGGCTAAATACGTGTTTGTCACGGGTGGAGTAGTATCAGGCCTGGGGAAAGGCATCACGGCGGCGTCCATAGGGAGGCTGCTCAAGGCCAGGGGGGTGCGGGTCAAGGTTCTGAAATTCGACCCATACATCAATGTCGACCCAGGCACGATGAGCCCATACCAGCATGGAGAGGTCTTCGTCACTGAAGACGGCGCAGAGACCGACCTAGACCTTGGCCATTACGAGCGGTTCATGGACATCAACGTCACCCGCGATAACAATGTCACCACCGGCACCATCTACTCAGCCGTCCTCGCCAAGGAGAGACATGGCGACTACCTTGGAGGCACCGTCCAAGTCATCCCCCATATCACCAACGAGATCAAGGAACGTGTCATAAAGATTGGACAACACGACGCTGATGTTGTCATTGTTGAAGTGGGAGGCACCGTTGGCGACATCGAGGGCCTCCCATTTCTTGAGGCCGCCCGACAGCTCAGAACAGAGGCTGGCCGCGACAATGTAATGTACGTTCACGTGACGCTGGTTCCATACCTCCCCTCATCAGGTGAATTCAAGACCAAACCGACACAGCACTCTGTGAAGGAACTCCGCAGCATCGGCCTGCAGCCCGACGTGATCGTCGCCAGATCTGACCGTCCTCTCCCGCCAGACATCAAGAGCAAGATTGCGCTATTCTGTGACGTCGCGCCTGAAGCCGTGGTGTTCAATCCAGACGCAAACTCCATCTATGAGGTTCCTCTCATTCTCGAGCAGGAGGGCCTAGATAGGATAGTGATCAATCGGCTCGGGCTGTCTTGCCCGGTGGATGGGCCTGACATGCAGGATTGGCGCGCCATGGTCGCGAAGCTCAAGGGCTCGCGCCGGACGGTGCGAATTGCGATCGTGGGCAAGTACGTGGCACTGCCTGATGCATATCTGAGCGTTGCTGAGGCGCTGCGTCACGCGGGGATCGAGAATGGCGCTCAGATCGCAGTTCAATGGGTTGATTCCGAAACGCTTTGCGATGCGCAGTCTACTGCTTCCGCGCTTTCTTCCGCCGATGGCGTGCTCATTCCGGGCGGATTCGGCCCTCGCGGGGTGAATGGCAAGATCTTTGCCGCGGAGTATGCCAGAGTGAATAGAGTCCCGTTCCTTGGACTTTGCCTGGGAATGCAGTGTGCGGTGATCGAGTTTGCAAGGAATGTTTGTGGGCTAGGTGGGGCGAATAGCACTGAGTTCGATGAAGACACGCCGCATCCGGTCATCCATCTCATGCCGGATCAGCGCGATCTGAAGCGCAAGGGTGGGACTATGAGGCTTGGCCTGTATCCGTGCGCAGTCACGCCTGATTCAGTCGCTTTCGCAGCCTACGGTGAACTCCTGATTCACGAGCGGCACAGACACAGATACGAGATTAACAACGATTACGTCAAGATCATGACTGACCACGGGCTCAGGTTCTCGGGGGCTAATCCTGGCCGTAACCTCGTAGAGATGTGCGAACTACCTAGTCACCCCTGGTTTGTGGGGACGCAGTTCCATCCAGAGTTCAAATCGAGGCCTGGTCGACCCCATCCGCTATTTCGAGAATTCGTCGCCAAGTCTCTGGAATTCGCGAAATCGAGATAA
- a CDS encoding CtsR family transcriptional regulator, with the protein MSSLSDYIESYLKLLFDTAQDEWVEVCRRELAERFRCAPSQINYVLSTRFTLERGYLVETRRGGGGYVRIFRLARRPRSGAAEMVRDSVGEAIDREAAEGLIAKLLEMGALDVQDAACIRAAVFGQERENELELERVVRARVLRATLLFMLTQPPSA; encoded by the coding sequence ATGAGCAGTCTTTCGGACTACATCGAGAGCTATCTCAAGCTTCTTTTCGATACTGCGCAGGATGAATGGGTGGAGGTTTGTCGCCGCGAACTCGCCGAGAGGTTCAGGTGTGCTCCATCTCAGATCAACTACGTCCTTTCCACCAGGTTTACTTTGGAGCGAGGATACCTTGTGGAAACCAGGCGTGGTGGTGGCGGATATGTGCGGATCTTTCGGCTCGCGAGGCGCCCCAGGTCTGGGGCTGCGGAAATGGTCAGGGATTCGGTGGGAGAAGCTATTGACCGCGAGGCAGCTGAAGGCCTCATCGCGAAGCTTCTGGAGATGGGCGCCTTGGATGTCCAGGATGCGGCGTGCATTCGTGCTGCAGTGTTCGGCCAGGAGCGGGAAAACGAGCTGGAACTTGAGAGGGTAGTGAGAGCGCGTGTACTCCGTGCTACACTGCTCTTTATGTTGACTCAGCCTCCATCGGCGTAA